Sequence from the Polycladomyces zharkentensis genome:
GCAAAGATCTTCTGAATCACCAAAAACAGAATAAGTCCTGCGGCTGTTTGTGCCGTGTGTACAGGTTCCCTGGTTGCCGCTCCCGCCATCAGTGCCACAGCCACGGCCGGCCACTGCCTGCGCGACAGTTGGTAGACAACGGCAAGATAGGCGACGGAAAACGGAGATACGGCGTCCAACATCACGGCCCGTCCGAAAAGAAAGCCCATCAGCATGAGTGGGAGGTTCCACACACGCGACCATCGCCTAAGCTTTTGCTTGGTGTCGGGGCTTAAGCGAAACGCTTTTCCGATCGGCCGCATCCAGGTCATCCCCACATCCATCCATCGCATTTGCATCCATCCCACACCTTTCTTGGCTCGTGTGCCACCCATTATAGCGGGGCGAGGATGGGAAAGTTTGTCACAATGCGAAGGTTGTCCAAAAAAATATTCCGACAACATTTGAAAAAGGCATGCTTCCCACAGCTCCGGTTGAAAACGCCGATTCGTTTTTCCTTGCGAAAAAAACAATCCCCCGCCATTTGTCGGCGGAGGGCGGTATTTTTATGTATCACCTTGTCGATATCGAGGACGAATGTCTTGGCTTTGACAAAACTTCTCAATTCATACCAAAACCGCAGCGGCTGAGGGACCGGTTTGTCGAGAGGAAGCGACGGCTTATCCTTCTTCCAAGGGGAACATCGTGGCTTCAGCCAGGTACGTTGGAATAAACTTCTGTTGGGTCTGCAGACGGATCATTTTATCCAGGGTACGCAATGCATGCACTTGCTGGCGTCGTTTGAGCTGTCCTTTTTCGATCGCCGTTGCAAATTCGTCAATATCGATCACATGGTAGCGACCGTCAGGATAAACGATCACGTCCAACAACAGGTCGACCATGACGTACCGCGTGCGTCCCACCTGCCGCATATCCATCACGTCACAGTAATAGTACATGAATTCCCCGTTACGTTGAAACACCTTGGAGATGGTGTATCCCTTGCGGACGAAATAATACGTCAGAAAAATCCGCTTGCCGTCGGGGTTGGGATATTGGGTCGCGAAGCAGTGACGTCCCCGCCAGTCCCTCACCTTTTCTGTATAGGTTTTGTTGATTGTTGTGAATTTAATCTTCTTGATAGAGACATTCACAATACCACTCCCACCAGCCGCTGTTTGACGGCCCCGGATTCCCGGCGGACGCGCCTCGGAACGGACCGGCTTTCAGGATAAATAAAAAAAGGCGAATGGCGCCCTTATGATGAAGGGCCGTTCCCTCGCCTTCCCCTCTCCACATTTGGTAGCGGCGGAGGGCCTCGAACCCCCGACCTCACGGGTATGAACCGTACGCTCTAGCCAACTGAGCTACGCCGCCACATGATCAGTAAGAGGATCCCCCTTACCGGGATATGTTTGGTTGCGGGGGCAGGACTCGAACCTGCGACCTTCGGGTTATGAGCCCGACGAGCTACCAACTGCTCCACCCCGCGTCGGTTGCGAACAGCTTCTATTATATAAACCCTCCGCAACCTTGTCAAGCATGAAATCCCGATATTTCCTCAGTCAATATTTGGATCATGCGGCGGATACAATAAATACTTACTCCGCATTTGCCGGAAGGATTCCAGTCCCTTTTTCCATTGGGCGGCGATTTCACGAGCGGGAACGCCCGCGTCAATTTGCTTGCGGACCTGATCCGTTCCCGTCAGTTTGTCAATCCAGTACGGTTCCTGCGTTTCCCGCCAAGCAAACTGGTCGGGATACAGTTGCTTCACTGTTTGGATGAGTGTCAATCCGGTCAACACCGGATCAAACGTACGGGGATCCTCCACGTAAACCTGCACGCCGCCGACCGTCTTCCCCGTATATTTGGAAAACGTGGGGGTGAAATACGCCTCCCTGAACGACACCCCCGGCAAATTTGCCCGATTCAGTGCATCCGCCAATTTCCATCCTTCGATATAAGGTGCGCCGATCAACTCGAACGGACGGGTCGTGCCCCGGCCTTCCGACAGGTTGGTTCCCTCGATCAATCCCATGCCCGGATAAACCGTGGCCGTATCCAGTGTCGGCATGTTGGGGGACGGCGGAACCCAAGGCAGCCCTGTCTGATCGTACCATTGATTGCGCGTCCATCCTTTCATCCGGATCACCGTCAGTCGCGCCCGTTTTCCTCCCGTTTCCTCAGGCAGGAATTCCCCGTTGAACAACTGGGCCAATTCTCCCACCGTCATCCCGTGGCGGAGCGGGATCGGAAACAAACCGACAAAGGAACGGTATGCGGGGGCCAACACCGGCCCCTCCACCTTTTCCCCGCCGATCGGATTGGGACGGTCCAGCACGATAAACGGGATGTCTGCCTTGGCCGCCGCCTCCATGGCGTAAGCCATCGTATAGATGTAGGTGTAAAAACGGGTTCCCACATCCTGGATATCAAACACCAGCACATCGACACCATCAAACAACGGGACCATCTCATCCGGCGTTTTACCGTACAGATTGACGAACGGCAATCCTGTTCGCGGATCTACAAAGGAGCCGGGAGTTTGACCAGCCTGCTCCGTCCCGCGGACACCATGCTCCGGTCCATACACCTTCACGACACGGATCCCCTTGGCCAGCATGGCATCCAATCCGTGTTGGTAATCTCTGGTCATGCCAGTCGGGTTGGTGATCAGTCCGACGCGTTTCCCGGCGAGGGATTCCGGGTGTTCCAACAAGATTTCCAATCCCGTTTTCACATGACCCCGGTGATGGCTGGTCAAGGATTCTGCTCCGTCGGCCACTTCAGAACCCATCATGCCCAAGGAAAGCAAACCGATCATGGCCATGCTCAGCCAACGTTTGACGTGCATCCCACGTCTCCCCCTTCCGAACAAGACGGTGGTGTGGTTTCAGCTTATTCCGCCCGGCAGTTCCTCGAAACAGTTCTCCGTCATATGCGGGGAATCCTGCTGATTGCCAAAACCTTTCCATGATCGGTGCAGAAAACGGTCCCACTCCTTCGTCATTCTCCCCGATTTACTCCATAAAAAAACCCGCCGCGGTTTGGCAGCGGTTCGAATGATGAAGCTTCTGCATCCCCCTTTTGGGGAAAAGTCCCATTTACCATGGGAACCGTGGTTCCCACAATTGGATGGCAAACTCCATGAGGGCTCCGATTCCCGTCTGCGCTCCGCAGCAACAGCGTTCGTCGCTCCGGGACATTCGGCCTCCGCTCTTACAAGGATGTGGCCGTTTCTGCGTGACGGGATTACCCTCGCTCATTTCGGTGTGAGATAAAGTTCCTCCCGATCGTCTTTTGTATAGCCCAATTTTCTGGCCATCTCATCCATGTACGTATCCGTCTGCATCTGCCGGATTTGTTCCCGCAGTTGCTTCTGGCGCGCTTGCAGTGCGGAGATTTGTGCCCTCTTCTGTGCCAATGCAGCTTCGGCTTCCGAAATTCGTCCCGTCTGGATGATCAGTTCGACGAGAAACCAGACGAGAAACGTGCACATGATCGCCAACCACGCCAATCGACGCCGTCGCGCTTTCGGGGAAATCGGCCGGTGGTCGAGACGATCGGACGATGAAGTTTGTGCCGTTTTCTGGGGTCGAAACGTCACAACATTGTTCGCGGCAGGTTTTCGGATCATGGGCATCATCCCCCTTTCCCCCTGTTTATGGAAAACAGGCGAGTTATCCGGTGCCATGCCGAACGGACCCAATTCAGGCAAGGAATGATACGGGGCCGGACATACCGGGTCCAGGGACGGATCAGCCAGACATCGGCGATCGTGATCCGCCGGATGATCCGAAGAAGCATGAGGAGCAAACGAATCGTCCAGGCCCCCGTGAAGCACAAGGCCGTCCATGCGTATGTGAGCGGCACCCAGAATGTGACATACAGCGTGCGGAGCACAATGCGGATCATCCACTCTGCCAAGCGGATCGTCCAGGAGATCAGCCGGATCATCGTCCGGCTCATCCAGAAATAGTAAAGCACAACCCCGAGGATGACAGCGAGGAAGACATAAAAGCGGAGCACACCCCAATTGCTCCACATCAGCAAGCCAAAAACCAAGCCCGCGGCCACTGTCCAATATAACAGGTCGATGAGCGAAACCACCCATCCTTTGAACCGGAACCGGCCTTTTATCACACGATAGATGTCCAGCAAGACGCCGAGGATGATCCCGGATGCGGTCATCCAGCCCATCGTCAGCCATTGCGCTTCGAGACTCACCGGAACAACCTGCCCAACAAACCTTTCGTTCTTTCCATGCGGGTAGTACCGTCATCCAGGTAGCTCATTTCGTAAAAGCTGCCTTCGATCGACACTTTGCCCTGTTCCAAATCCAAACTTTTGATGTGCAGGTTTTGTCCGCGGATGCCCAAGTAGCCGCACTCCGTATTCAACAGGAATTCCTCGCTGTCAAAACTCTCCACGCTGACCACGCCCGACACGTCCAAAGCGTTTCTCCCGCTCAGCACCACTTCGTGACGGGCGGCTGTATACAATTCGTCGACCATGGCATGTACCCCCTCTCGGTACATGATATGGACGACGTCAAGATGTTAGAACCAAGGCTGTGCTTCCTCCTTGATTCAGCTGCGCCTCTTCCCTCCCGCTCCCGGATGGATGGGAGCAAGGCGCTCGCAGGATGCGGGCCGCCCTGAACAAAACCGACGAACAACGCCGGACAGACGCGATACCAAGGGGTCTCTGCTCCAGATCGTCCGCATTCCCTTTCCGGTGAGCCCCCTCGGGAAGCCGCTCATGGCCGTCCGGTTTACTCCGTCCGGACGCGAATCGTTCCCGCACTGTTCCGGTTCTCCGCTCGATCGGGATCAAGTATTTCGTCCACCCAAGGAAAACATCACCGCCTGACCGAAAAAACAGACTCTATTCTAAGACACTTCTTCCGTCTCGTCCGAAGATGTTTCCGACAGTGTCTCCTCCGATACGATCGTGTACATCTGGCTGGCTTCCGATTTCCGGGAGGTTTCCGCAATGGAGTCAACGCGGACCGTGAGCAGTTTTTTGCCGAAGCGAATGGTGAGTTGGTCGCCGACGGAGACGTTGGTGCCCGCTTTGGCGGGGCGGCCATTGACCTGTACGCGGCCTTGGTCGCACACTTCTTTGGCCAACGTCCGCCGCTTCACCAAACGGGACACCTTGAGAAACTTATCCAGCCGCATCTTACTTTACGGCTTCTTTCAGCCGGCTGCCTGCACGGAAGGCAGGCACCTGGGATTCCGGAATTTCGATCGTCGCCCCCGTCTGCGGATTCCGTCCCACTCGCCCGGAACGTTTGCGCGTTTCAAATGTTCCGAAGCCGATCAGTTGGACCTTCTCACCTTCGCTGAGCGCTTGCGTGATTTCATTTAAAAAATGGTTGATGACCGCTTCAACGTCTTTTTTGGTCATTCCGCTGTTTTGTGCGATGCGGGCAATCAAATCCTGCTTGTTCACTCCACGCTACCTCCTTTTGTCGGGTACTCACTGGTTTACCATTCTGTGCGGAGAAACAAAATCCTGCCCCATAAATGGAAAAATCCATCTATTTCGGCGGCTCACGGTAATGGTTTGCCAGAGGATCATCGTTCATCATGCATTTTTTCTTTGGCTTCCTCCCACCAAGCATCCAGCTCTGCCATCGGAATCTCGGACAGCGGTCGTCCGTCCTCTCTTGCCCGTTTTTCCACCCACTGAAAACGTTTGGTAAACTTGCGGCAGGCCCCGAGCAGCGCTTGTTCGGGGTCCACATCGAAAAAGCGCGCCAGTGCGGAGATGACGAACAGCAGATCACCCAGTTCTTCTTCCCGGTGAGCGTGGTCTTCCGCCCGGAACAGCTCGTCCAGC
This genomic interval carries:
- a CDS encoding DUF402 domain-containing protein — its product is MNVSIKKIKFTTINKTYTEKVRDWRGRHCFATQYPNPDGKRIFLTYYFVRKGYTISKVFQRNGEFMYYYCDVMDMRQVGRTRYVMVDLLLDVIVYPDGRYHVIDIDEFATAIEKGQLKRRQQVHALRTLDKMIRLQTQQKFIPTYLAEATMFPLEEG
- the yabQ gene encoding spore cortex biosynthesis protein YabQ, with the protein product MSLEAQWLTMGWMTASGIILGVLLDIYRVIKGRFRFKGWVVSLIDLLYWTVAAGLVFGLLMWSNWGVLRFYVFLAVILGVVLYYFWMSRTMIRLISWTIRLAEWMIRIVLRTLYVTFWVPLTYAWTALCFTGAWTIRLLLMLLRIIRRITIADVWLIRPWTRYVRPRIIPCLNWVRSAWHRITRLFSINRGKGG
- the yabP gene encoding sporulation protein YabP, with protein sequence MVDELYTAARHEVVLSGRNALDVSGVVSVESFDSEEFLLNTECGYLGIRGQNLHIKSLDLEQGKVSIEGSFYEMSYLDDGTTRMERTKGLLGRLFR
- a CDS encoding HU family DNA-binding protein codes for the protein MNKQDLIARIAQNSGMTKKDVEAVINHFLNEITQALSEGEKVQLIGFGTFETRKRSGRVGRNPQTGATIEIPESQVPAFRAGSRLKEAVK
- a CDS encoding FtsB family cell division protein — its product is MIRKPAANNVVTFRPQKTAQTSSSDRLDHRPISPKARRRRLAWLAIMCTFLVWFLVELIIQTGRISEAEAALAQKRAQISALQARQKQLREQIRQMQTDTYMDEMARKLGYTKDDREELYLTPK
- a CDS encoding exo-beta-N-acetylmuramidase NamZ family protein — protein: MHVKRWLSMAMIGLLSLGMMGSEVADGAESLTSHHRGHVKTGLEILLEHPESLAGKRVGLITNPTGMTRDYQHGLDAMLAKGIRVVKVYGPEHGVRGTEQAGQTPGSFVDPRTGLPFVNLYGKTPDEMVPLFDGVDVLVFDIQDVGTRFYTYIYTMAYAMEAAAKADIPFIVLDRPNPIGGEKVEGPVLAPAYRSFVGLFPIPLRHGMTVGELAQLFNGEFLPEETGGKRARLTVIRMKGWTRNQWYDQTGLPWVPPSPNMPTLDTATVYPGMGLIEGTNLSEGRGTTRPFELIGAPYIEGWKLADALNRANLPGVSFREAYFTPTFSKYTGKTVGGVQVYVEDPRTFDPVLTGLTLIQTVKQLYPDQFAWRETQEPYWIDKLTGTDQVRKQIDAGVPAREIAAQWKKGLESFRQMRSKYLLYPPHDPNID
- a CDS encoding RNA-binding S4 domain-containing protein, whose amino-acid sequence is MRLDKFLKVSRLVKRRTLAKEVCDQGRVQVNGRPAKAGTNVSVGDQLTIRFGKKLLTVRVDSIAETSRKSEASQMYTIVSEETLSETSSDETEEVS